The Silvibacterium dinghuense DNA segment AAGACCAAGATAATAAGCGCCAAACGTTGCGTAGAGCAGCAACATACAGACAGCGGTCAAGGCAAAGAGCGTGCTTGCCGCAATGCTCGACCGATCAAAGTGCCGCCACCCAAGCATGAGCACAAAGATGATCAGTACGAAATATGCTGCTAAGAGTTCGTCGTGAACGTGCCTGCTGAGCAGTACATTCACGGTTGCTGTGATTGCCAGTAATAGAGCGACCATCCATGCCAGCCGTGAGCGCCAAAAGAGTGCCAGCCCCATCGTAACCATCCCGCCGCCAATGAATAGAGGTGGGAGCTTACGCAACTGAAGGTGAAATTCTCCATTTACCAAGGCACGCAGGCCAAGGTACCAGTGAGCGCCAAAGCCCCCCTCTAAGACCAAATAGCCGGCGAGGACCAGCATCAGAGCAATGGGTATGTGTGGAAACCAGTATTCGCCTCGAAGATCGCTATAGATGCGCCGGCGCCTCAAGCGAAGCGACTGGGTGCCCAACGAGATGAGCTGATGGAACTTCATCACTCGAATCATTCGCTCAAATGAATCTCACGACAATTTCCGAAATGGAGACAGAGCGACCGAAGCCTCGCTCGTCAGCACACGGAAGACAAAGGTCTCTTGCAGGTACAACTGCACAGTGGAGTCATTGTGACTGAGATAGCCAATTGAGACGTCCTGGGCGAGGTTGAGCTCGAAATCTCCACCTCGTGTGGTGAGAACAAATGCACCTTGAATGGCCGGTGCCCAGATCAGATCGCCATCCACGATGCGCTTGACATGATCGAGAACCGGATAGCCATGATCGCGGGTCTCGGCGAGCGCCGTATACTCATCGGGCCCCAGCGCAACCGAGTAGGGACCATTCACGCCGACGAGCCTCAGTTGACTCAACGCATGCGCAATCGCATCCGGGTAATCACGAACATCGGCGGGGAGTACATGGACAGGATTACTAGTCCCTTCGCGAATGCCCTGGATAGCTGCGTCCTTGTACCCGTCGAAAATCGCTCGGTCTTCTGCAAGAGCAAGCTTTTTGGCTGCATCTTTGGCGGGCTGCCAGTTAGAATCCTTCGCCCCCCGCTCTACGTCGTCGATCACCTGGCGAGACAGCTCAAAGGATACCCGCAGCTCGACAAGCGACTTGACCTCAAGCTGACTCGCAATGATTCCATCCGACGGAGCTTTGACCGGTTTCAGATGACCGGTTCCGACGCCGGAGAAAGCTCCACCCGCGGAAGATGCGACATCCACAATGCGCCGCCCCGCAAGATATCTCTTAAACGTACGCGCGGTCTCTTCTTCAATCTGAGACCACGCTGCATCTGAAATAGGTGCTAGTTCTCGATGACGATTGTTCATCGTTCTCTCCTTAAATCCTGCTTCTCTCTCTTTAAGCGTTTCAATCCCAAGCAAATCATCGTAAGCAGATGTAACCGAAGGCGACCCCCGGTCGAAACTCCGCATATTGAGAGGCTACCTGCCCTGCGATACATCCTTGCGATCCACTTCTCAACACCGTTGCCGATAGCTAGCCCTTGTTACTTTATCGCGCGACTCCTCCTCCCGTGAATTATGGAAACATATAGTTGCCAACCATCGCTAAGCACTGACGAACCGCAACGTGCAGTACTCATCCAGTGCCCCTATATGAAGACATAATTGCGGGCGCTTCTCGATCTTCGTTAGCATAACTGCGCGATGTGGTTCAGCTGGATCCGAGCCTCAGATCGTAGAATTCGTTCAATATTTCAACCATATTTCAGATCGTGTCCGTCCCCTTGCATCGACACTGGTCGAATTGGAATGAACGATCGATGCTGAGTGGGCCGACGTCGTATTGTCTTGCCGCGCATGTCACCTGAAGGATCGTGACATCCGTCACTTTTTCAATACTCACGCAAGGAGCCGCTATGAATCCGCTGTCTTCATCGACGTCCGCCGCTCAGCAATCACTCGATACCGAGTCACAATACATCGATGCACCGATGTCGGCGGCTGCCGCCTTCCTGGTCCTCGTTGTTAAAGACGATGACATATCGATTGAGACTGCTCGTTCCGTGCTGAGCAGCACGGATGACCTCATCAAGGACATCAAGGTTCGCGCAAATCACGGGCTCTTCACCTGCAATGTCGGAATATCTCATCGCGCATGGGTACCACTCACAGGGAAACCCGCACCTCGCGAACTGGCGCCGTTCCAAGAGGTGAAGGGCGCTACGCACACG contains these protein-coding regions:
- a CDS encoding family 1 encapsulin nanocompartment shell protein, with product MNNRHRELAPISDAAWSQIEEETARTFKRYLAGRRIVDVASSAGGAFSGVGTGHLKPVKAPSDGIIASQLEVKSLVELRVSFELSRQVIDDVERGAKDSNWQPAKDAAKKLALAEDRAIFDGYKDAAIQGIREGTSNPVHVLPADVRDYPDAIAHALSQLRLVGVNGPYSVALGPDEYTALAETRDHGYPVLDHVKRIVDGDLIWAPAIQGAFVLTTRGGDFELNLAQDVSIGYLSHNDSTVQLYLQETFVFRVLTSEASVALSPFRKLS